GCGAGATCCTCGTTGAGGCCCACGGTCGGCTCGGCGTCCTCTTCGCGGCGCCGGCGTCCGGGCTGCGGTCCGTGGGAGGCCGAGTGCAGGCCGAGCAGCCAGCGGGCGTCGTCGTTCTCGGCCACCGAGAACCGGCCGCCGGTGTCGTAGCTGAACAGGGCCTCGCGGCGGGCCTTGCCGGACTCGTAGTCGACGCGGACCTGCCAGCGGCGTCCCTCGAGCTTCCAGGCGTCCCAGGTGACGCTGTCCAGCTCCACCCCGCGAGAGGCCAGCCGGTCGGCCACGACCTGGGCCAGGTTGCGGTGGGCGATGGTCTCGCCACTGCGCCGCACCGGGTGCGACTGCGCCTGCGCGGCGACGTACTCCCGTTCGGCGATCACCGGTGCTGCGAAGGGTTCCACCCAGTCGGTGGTCATCCCGGCGAGGCGGGCGACATCGGCCAGACTCTCGCCGCCACGGATGCGCGCCTGAATCTCCCTCGGGGTCAGAGCGCTTTCCATTTCGATCTCCAGCGGTGAGCTCTCCGGCGACGGACGCAGAGTCGAGCCGGGCTCGGCCGGTGGCTCCTGGTGCGTCATCGCCTCTCTTTCGGCTTGCGTACGCAGGTAACCTACCAAGCCGATGGACAGATGCCGGTGTGGACCGGCCGTGGATCTGCACATGCATCACTCATGCGCGAGTAAGACGGGGCACGCATGTGGTATGCATTCCTGGCACCATAAGGCCGCAATCAGCCGCCCCCGGAATGGAGATGAACGAAAAGTCATGGCGACCGACTACGACGCCCCTCGCAAGACAGACGAGGAAAGCGAAGACTCGATCGAGGAACTCAAGACCCGGCGCAACGACAAGAACTCGGGCAAGGTCGACGAGGATGAGGTCGAAGCGGCCGAAGCCTTCGAGTTGCCCGGCGCAGACCTCTCTCACGAGGAACTGACTGTTCGAGTGCTGCCCCGACAGGCCGATGAGTTCACTTGCGGGTCTTGCTTCCTGGTGAAGCACCGCAGCCAGATTGCAGAAGTGCGTGGTGGCGTCAGCTACTGCGTGGACTGCGCTGGCTGACCAACCTTCGGCAGGCCCGCGCTCAGATCCTGAGCGTGGTCTTGCCGACCCTCGGGGCGGGCTTGCCCGTGGCTGCCGCCCAGCGCGACGCAGCGAAGCGGTTGGCCAACAACTGGGTCAACCCGATCCCCACCCCACTGGCGAGCGCCCAGGTCAACGCACGACGCAGCGGAACCTGGGGGTCGTTCGGCTCCGGCGGAGTCTCGCCCGTGGCCAGTTCCCAGGCGGCCGTGACCGCCTTGACCGCCACCGCAGTGGCGATCGTCGAAGTGGCGGCCGTGACCAGGCCCCACACAAGCTTTTCCGAGATCTCCACGATTACCTCCTACTGGGCATCATGCCTCGTGGCTGGGCATCGGGCAATGCATGGACGCCGCTAGACTGCGCCCGTGACCAGCCAGAGCATCGAGGTCGGCTTCGTCCGGCTCGACCCCGGAGTGCCGCTGCCGCGCTACGCCCATCACGGCGACGCAGGCGCCGATCTGGCTATCGCCGAAGACTGTGAGCTGGCCCCCGGAGAACGGAAGGTCGTCGGCACCGGGCTCGCCTTGGTGCTGCCGGACGGCTGGGCCGGCTTCGTCCACCCGCGCTCGGGCCTGGCTGCCCGCAGCGGGCTGACCATCGTCAACGCACCGGGCACCATCGACTCCGGCTATCGGGGCGAAGTGAAGATTTGCCTGCTGAACACCGATCGGCACACGCCGATCCGGCTCAGCAGGGGAGACCTGGTCGCCCAGCTGGTGGTGCAGCGGGTCGACGCAGTGAGTTTTGTGGAGCTGGACGCCCTGCCCGACAGCGATCGGGGCGCGGGCGGCTACGGTTCTACCGGTGGTGTGGCTCAGTGGCTGGGCCAGTCGACGCAGCGAACGGAAACTGAGGTGGGCAAGTGATCTTTGGGCGCAAGCGCAAGGCCGAGGAAGTGGACGCCGAGCCGGTGCCGGTCGAGGAGTCGTCGGCGGAGCTGGACGAGGCCGCCGACGTCGAGGAACTGGAGGCCGAGCTGACCGAGCTCGACGAGCCTGAAGAGCTCGATGAGGCCGACGGCGAACCGGTCGAGGCGCCGGAACTGGCCGACGTGGACTGGCGGGCCGAAGGTCCCTTCGACTACGACGAGGTCGAGTTGGCCCACGATGACGTCAACCGGATCGATCTGGGCTCGCTGATCGTCACCCCCTGGGACGGTCTGGGTGTCCAGCTCCAGGTGGACGAAGCAACCCGGGTGGTCCAGGCGATCACCTGCGTGTGGGAGGAGTCCGGGCTGGAAGTGGTGCTGTTCGCGGCACCCGGCAGCGGTGGACTGGCCCACGACTTGCGCGAGGAGCTGGTCGAGGAAGCCGAGGCGGCCGGAGGCAAGGTGTCGCTGGAGGACGGACCGTTCGGCCCGCAGCTGAAGCGAGTCATCCCGCAGGCCGGCCCGAAGGGCGAGCAGCTCTTCCACGTCTCCCAGGTGTGGTTCGCCGAGGGCCCGCGCTGGCTGCTCCGGGCCACCCTGCTGGGTGAGGCGGCGCTGGCCGAGGCCACCGACCCGAAGGTGGCGCCGTTCGTGGAGTTCTTCCGCAACCTCGTGGTGCGGCGCGGAAGCAAGCCGATGGTCCCGGGCGAGGTGATCGGGCTCAAGCTGCCGGAAGGAGTCGCGTGATGGCCAGTACCAACCGTCTACTGAAGGCGCTTCGCCGCCTGGGTGCGTCCAACGCCGAACTGGAGTCGGAGGCGCGGCAGCGGGTGGTCGAGGAGGCCGGGGCGAATCCGATCAGCGAGGTCAAGGATCGTCAGTTCGCTCGGATGCGCGGCTCGATCGCCATCCTGAGCATGAAACCGCGCGGCGGGACGCCCTGGCTGGAGGCTGAGTTCACCGACGGCTCTGGGACGGTCACCCTGATCTGGATGGGACGTCGCTCGATTCCGGGCATCGCTGCCGGGCAGGAACTGATCGTGTCCGGCCGGGTCTCTTTCGTGGACGGCGAACGCCGGCTCTACAACCCGTTCTACGAACTGGTCGCGGCCTGAGCTACTCGGCTGCGACCGCCCGCGGTGCCAGGTACTGGGCCAGCGCGGCCTCGTAGCTGGGGTTGGCCACGAACAGCAGCTCGTCGTCGGCTTCCAGAGCGGCATCCCGCTCCGGTGCCCGGGCGGCGCCGTCCCGGATGACCGTGACCAGCACGGCGTCCCCGGGAAGGTCGAGGTCGGCAACCCGCGTCCCGACTCGCGGCGAATCCTCCGGCAGAGTCATCTCGACCAGGTTGGTGTGGCCGCCACGGAAGCTGAACAGTCGGACCAGGTCGCCGACGGTCACCGCCTCTTCGACCAGGGCGCACATCAGTCGCGGAGTGGAGACGGCGACGTCCACCCCCCACAGCTCGTCGAACATCCACTCGTTGCTCGGGTGGTTCACCCGGCCGACCGTGCGCGGCACTCCGAACTCGGTGCGGGCCAGCAGCGAATGAACCAGGTTGGCCTTGTCGTCGCCGGTCGCGGCGATGGCCACGTCACAGGACTCCAGGTTTGCCTCTTCGAGGCTGGTCAGCTCACAGGCGTCGGCCAGCAGCCATTCGGCCTCCGGGACGCTGTCGGGCTTGATCGCGTTCGGGTCGCGATCGATCAGCAAGACCGTGTGACCGTTGGCGATCAACTCACGGGCGATGGACCGGCCGACATTCCCGGCCCCAGCGATGGCTACGCGCATCTATCTGCCTTTCAGTGCTCGACCGGGGCCTGGCCGAGGATGTCTTCGACGTCGGTGACCAGTTCGTTGGTCACCGCGGCGTAGATCAGGTCGCCGTCCTGGAAGACGGTCTGGTCATTGGGGACGGTTCCGGTGCCGAATCGCATCAGGAAGGGGATCTTGCAGGAGGACGCCTTCTCCATGGCCGACACCTTGGTGCCCACCCAGGCCGGGTCGACGTGGACCTCGACCAGCCGCACGGCCCCGGACGGATCGCGCCACTGCGGCTCGGAGCCGGAGGGGAGCAGTCGGCGCAGCACCATGTCGGCCGCCCAGCGGACGGTGGCCACCGAGGGGATGCCCAGCCGCTCGTACACCTCGGCGCGTCCCTGGTCGTAGATACGGGCGACCACATTGGTCACCTCGAAGGTCTCCCGGACCACCCGGGCGGCCAGAATGTTGGAGTTGTCGCCGCTGGACACCGCGGCGAAGCCGTCCGCCTTCTCGATGCCCGCCCGGATCAGCACCTGGCGGTCGAAACCGACGCCCTTGACCGTCTTGCCCTGGAAGTCGGGACCGAGCCGGCGGAAGGCGTCCTGGACGATGTCGATCACCGCGACGGAGTGCCCGCGGCGCTCCAAGGCTCGAGCCAGGGACGACCCGACACGTCCGCAACCCATGATGACGATGTGCATCGCCGACGC
The nucleotide sequence above comes from Propionicimonas paludicola. Encoded proteins:
- a CDS encoding DUF3710 domain-containing protein, translated to MIFGRKRKAEEVDAEPVPVEESSAELDEAADVEELEAELTELDEPEELDEADGEPVEAPELADVDWRAEGPFDYDEVELAHDDVNRIDLGSLIVTPWDGLGVQLQVDEATRVVQAITCVWEESGLEVVLFAAPGSGGLAHDLREELVEEAEAAGGKVSLEDGPFGPQLKRVIPQAGPKGEQLFHVSQVWFAEGPRWLLRATLLGEAALAEATDPKVAPFVEFFRNLVVRRGSKPMVPGEVIGLKLPEGVA
- a CDS encoding potassium channel family protein, whose amino-acid sequence is MHIVIMGCGRVGSSLARALERRGHSVAVIDIVQDAFRRLGPDFQGKTVKGVGFDRQVLIRAGIEKADGFAAVSSGDNSNILAARVVRETFEVTNVVARIYDQGRAEVYERLGIPSVATVRWAADMVLRRLLPSGSEPQWRDPSGAVRLVEVHVDPAWVGTKVSAMEKASSCKIPFLMRFGTGTVPNDQTVFQDGDLIYAAVTNELVTDVEDILGQAPVEH
- the dut gene encoding dUTP diphosphatase: MTSQSIEVGFVRLDPGVPLPRYAHHGDAGADLAIAEDCELAPGERKVVGTGLALVLPDGWAGFVHPRSGLAARSGLTIVNAPGTIDSGYRGEVKICLLNTDRHTPIRLSRGDLVAQLVVQRVDAVSFVELDALPDSDRGAGGYGSTGGVAQWLGQSTQRTETEVGK
- a CDS encoding DUF4235 domain-containing protein translates to MEISEKLVWGLVTAATSTIATAVAVKAVTAAWELATGETPPEPNDPQVPLRRALTWALASGVGIGLTQLLANRFAASRWAAATGKPAPRVGKTTLRI
- a CDS encoding OB-fold nucleic acid binding domain-containing protein, translating into MASTNRLLKALRRLGASNAELESEARQRVVEEAGANPISEVKDRQFARMRGSIAILSMKPRGGTPWLEAEFTDGSGTVTLIWMGRRSIPGIAAGQELIVSGRVSFVDGERRLYNPFYELVAA
- the sepH gene encoding septation protein SepH; amino-acid sequence: MTHQEPPAEPGSTLRPSPESSPLEIEMESALTPREIQARIRGGESLADVARLAGMTTDWVEPFAAPVIAEREYVAAQAQSHPVRRSGETIAHRNLAQVVADRLASRGVELDSVTWDAWKLEGRRWQVRVDYESGKARREALFSYDTGGRFSVAENDDARWLLGLHSASHGPQPGRRRREEDAEPTVGLNEDLALVRVVQPRVDEAADPDDTQPLPEEDLGEYTDDAYTEAELAEVDGIYDIVPGQDSNLDVLYDMLSSFDEDSVQIYAGLIRPLDGSAAVPVLDTVDELSDEPEPEPEPEHPVTRLHPAEPEQLPLPPDEPEEQPQAPARGKRKRAQVPSWDEIMFGSPSPKKRD
- a CDS encoding DUF4193 domain-containing protein, with translation MATDYDAPRKTDEESEDSIEELKTRRNDKNSGKVDEDEVEAAEAFELPGADLSHEELTVRVLPRQADEFTCGSCFLVKHRSQIAEVRGGVSYCVDCAG
- a CDS encoding potassium channel family protein, whose amino-acid sequence is MRVAIAGAGNVGRSIARELIANGHTVLLIDRDPNAIKPDSVPEAEWLLADACELTSLEEANLESCDVAIAATGDDKANLVHSLLARTEFGVPRTVGRVNHPSNEWMFDELWGVDVAVSTPRLMCALVEEAVTVGDLVRLFSFRGGHTNLVEMTLPEDSPRVGTRVADLDLPGDAVLVTVIRDGAARAPERDAALEADDELLFVANPSYEAALAQYLAPRAVAAE